In Geminocystis sp. NIES-3709, a single genomic region encodes these proteins:
- a CDS encoding Uma2 family endonuclease, producing MVTVITKPTFTLDDFLANPPNHQEWIDGELKETTGMTIRHSKIQAKLARLWGNYVNDSQQEGEIYTELPCKTLKQGRRPDVCYLTSELVKNYSNAPSLPQSPPLIAEIASPADSAEDLFAKANEYLASGAEEVWLVLPENEKVIIIILDRTLVFSNDDIVTTQKVLTGFNITINDLFK from the coding sequence ATGGTAACAGTAATTACGAAACCAACTTTTACTTTAGATGATTTTTTAGCTAATCCCCCCAATCATCAAGAGTGGATTGACGGAGAATTAAAGGAGACAACAGGAATGACGATTAGACACAGCAAAATACAAGCTAAATTGGCTCGTTTATGGGGAAATTATGTTAATGACTCTCAACAAGAAGGAGAAATTTACACGGAATTGCCTTGTAAAACCCTGAAACAAGGAAGAAGGCCTGATGTTTGTTATCTTACCTCAGAATTGGTCAAAAATTATAGTAATGCCCCTAGTTTACCTCAAAGTCCACCGTTAATTGCGGAAATTGCTTCTCCGGCAGATTCTGCAGAAGATTTGTTTGCTAAAGCCAACGAATATTTAGCTTCTGGTGCTGAGGAAGTATGGTTAGTTTTGCCTGAAAATGAGAAAGTTATTATTATTATCCTCGATCGAACTTTAGTTTTCAGTAATGATGATATAGTAACAACCCAAAAAGTTTTAACAGGTTTTAATATCACCATCAATGATTTATTTAAGTAA
- the ppc gene encoding phosphoenolpyruvate carboxylase, producing the protein MMTSTTTNYKEKEELSIYSSSELLLRHRLKLVENLWESVLTNECGQELVDLLDKLKSACSPEGQTTTAQEISASKWIEQLELDDAIKSARAFALYFQLINIVEQHYEQRTQKLIRRTTTEDQVNAIQPPESKNHKPSVLTNGEENPSYFNPKENPASGGTFHWLFPHLQKLNMPPPKIQQLLDKLDISLVFTAHPTEIVRHTIRKKQRRISFILEKLDTAEESYRAMGLTNSWEAENYRQRLMEEVRLWWRTDELHQFKPTVLDEVDYALHYFQEVLFDTIPELFIRLKQALHNTFPKLKPPTHKFCYFGSWVGGDRDGNPFVTPEVTWSTACYQRNLVIDKYLSSMEQLNDILSLSLHWCNVLPELLDSLERDRIRMPELYDKLYVRYRQEPYRLKLAYIEQRLKNTQARNQALSNPDTRKSIKLANKEDNLYPSKFELLEDLNLIKINLEKTGLKCQELDHLISQVEIFGFHLTPLDFRQDSSRHSEALNEIAEYLGVLDKPYNELSEAEKTEWLVQELKTRRPLIPTEVTFSDPTIETIETFKVLKALQLEFGLDICHTYIISMTNYVSDVLEVLLLAKEAGLYDPILGVTSIRIVPLFETVEDLKRAPMVMSELFELPLYKACLTGGYENIKFSSNLILPELFPKNLQEVMLGYSDSNKDSGFLSSNWEIHKAQKTLARIGDKYGLDIKIFHGRGGSVGRGGGPAYAAILAQPTSTIDGRIKITEQGEVLASKYSLPELALYNLETISTAVIQASLLGSGFDDIEPWNEIMEEISASSRKAYRQLIYEQPDFIDFFLSVTPIEEISKLQISSRPARRSSGKKDISSLRAIPWVFSWTQSRFLLPAWYGVGTALQDFLNQEPIENLKLLRYFYLKWPFFKMVISKAEMTLSKVDLQMASHYVAELSKDEDKERFQKVFNQIAKEYYLSRDIVLQINEQERLLDNDPELQRSVQLRNGTIVPLGFLQVSLLKRLRQYASQDKAGLIHFRYSKDELLRGALLTINGIAAGMRNTG; encoded by the coding sequence ATGATGACTTCAACCACCACAAATTATAAGGAAAAAGAAGAATTGAGTATTTATTCCAGTTCAGAATTATTACTGCGTCACCGTCTAAAATTAGTTGAAAATTTGTGGGAATCAGTGTTAACGAATGAATGTGGACAAGAATTGGTGGATTTGTTGGATAAATTGAAGTCTGCTTGTTCTCCTGAAGGTCAAACAACTACAGCTCAAGAAATTTCAGCAAGTAAGTGGATTGAACAATTAGAGTTAGATGATGCTATTAAATCGGCTCGTGCTTTTGCCCTATATTTCCAATTAATTAACATTGTAGAACAACATTACGAACAAAGAACGCAAAAGTTAATTCGCAGAACTACAACAGAAGATCAAGTTAACGCTATTCAACCCCCCGAATCAAAAAATCACAAGCCTTCAGTTTTGACTAATGGGGAAGAAAATCCTAGTTATTTTAATCCCAAAGAAAATCCTGCTAGTGGGGGTACTTTTCATTGGCTTTTCCCTCATTTACAAAAGTTGAATATGCCTCCCCCCAAAATTCAACAATTACTAGATAAATTAGATATTAGCTTAGTTTTCACCGCTCACCCCACCGAAATTGTTCGTCATACTATTCGGAAAAAACAACGGCGTATTTCTTTCATTTTGGAAAAATTGGACACCGCCGAAGAGTCTTATCGTGCCATGGGTTTAACCAATTCTTGGGAAGCTGAAAACTATCGTCAACGTTTGATGGAAGAAGTTCGTTTATGGTGGCGTACTGATGAACTTCATCAATTTAAGCCAACGGTTTTAGATGAGGTCGACTATGCTTTACACTACTTTCAAGAGGTTTTATTTGACACTATTCCCGAATTGTTTATTCGTTTAAAACAGGCGTTACATAATACTTTCCCTAAATTAAAACCCCCAACTCACAAATTTTGTTATTTTGGTTCATGGGTAGGAGGCGATCGAGATGGTAATCCGTTTGTGACTCCAGAGGTAACATGGTCAACAGCTTGTTATCAACGTAATCTTGTCATTGATAAGTATTTAAGTTCGATGGAACAACTTAACGATATTCTCAGTTTATCTTTACACTGGTGTAATGTATTACCTGAATTATTAGATTCTTTAGAACGCGATCGTATTCGGATGCCAGAACTGTATGATAAATTGTATGTTCGCTATCGTCAAGAACCTTACCGCTTAAAATTAGCTTATATTGAGCAAAGATTAAAAAATACTCAAGCTCGAAATCAAGCCTTATCAAATCCCGATACCAGAAAATCGATCAAACTAGCAAATAAAGAAGATAATCTCTATCCCTCAAAATTTGAGTTGTTAGAAGATCTAAACTTAATTAAAATAAACCTAGAAAAAACGGGTTTAAAATGCCAAGAATTAGATCATTTAATCTCTCAAGTAGAAATATTTGGTTTTCATCTCACTCCTCTCGATTTTCGTCAAGACTCTTCTCGTCACTCCGAAGCTCTTAACGAAATTGCTGAGTATTTAGGCGTGTTAGATAAACCCTACAACGAATTATCGGAAGCAGAAAAAACCGAATGGTTAGTACAGGAATTGAAAACCCGTCGTCCTTTGATTCCAACGGAGGTTACATTCTCAGATCCTACTATTGAGACGATCGAAACCTTTAAAGTATTAAAAGCCTTACAATTAGAATTTGGCTTAGATATATGTCATACCTATATTATCAGCATGACAAACTATGTCAGCGATGTCCTAGAAGTCTTGTTATTGGCAAAAGAAGCAGGATTATATGATCCCATTTTAGGAGTAACAAGTATTCGTATCGTACCATTATTCGAGACAGTGGAAGACTTAAAACGAGCGCCGATGGTAATGTCTGAATTGTTCGAGTTACCTTTATATAAGGCTTGTTTGACAGGAGGCTATGAAAATATTAAATTCTCCTCTAACCTCATCCTACCTGAATTATTTCCTAAAAATTTACAAGAGGTGATGTTAGGTTACTCGGATAGTAACAAAGATTCAGGATTTTTAAGCAGTAACTGGGAAATTCACAAAGCACAAAAAACCCTTGCTAGAATCGGGGATAAATACGGTTTAGATATAAAAATATTTCATGGTCGTGGTGGCTCTGTAGGACGTGGTGGAGGGCCAGCTTACGCCGCTATTTTAGCACAACCGACCTCTACGATCGACGGTAGAATTAAAATTACTGAACAAGGAGAAGTGTTAGCGTCTAAATACTCTCTGCCTGAATTGGCATTATATAATCTTGAAACCATCAGTACTGCGGTTATTCAAGCTAGTTTACTCGGTAGCGGTTTTGATGATATTGAGCCTTGGAATGAGATAATGGAAGAAATTTCTGCGTCGTCTCGTAAAGCCTATCGTCAATTAATATATGAACAACCCGACTTTATCGACTTCTTTTTATCGGTAACGCCTATTGAAGAAATTAGTAAATTACAAATAAGCTCTCGTCCTGCCCGTCGTAGCAGTGGGAAAAAAGATATATCCTCTCTCCGTGCTATTCCTTGGGTTTTTAGTTGGACTCAAAGTCGTTTCCTACTTCCGGCATGGTATGGAGTAGGTACTGCACTACAAGACTTTTTAAATCAAGAACCGATCGAAAATTTGAAGTTATTGCGCTATTTTTATTTAAAGTGGCCTTTCTTTAAGATGGTAATTTCTAAAGCGGAGATGACTCTTTCTAAAGTTGATTTGCAGATGGCTAGTCATTATGTGGCGGAATTGTCGAAAGATGAAGATAAAGAACGTTTTCAGAAGGTATTTAACCAAATTGCCAAAGAATACTATCTCAGTCGTGATATAGTCTTGCAAATAAATGAACAAGAAAGATTATTAGATAATGATCCTGAACTACAACGATCTGTGCAACTAAGAAATGGTACGATCGTACCGTTAGGATTTTTGCAAGTATCCTTACTGAAACGTTTGAGACAATATGCAAGTCAAGACAAAGCAGGTTTAATTCACTTCCGCTATAGCAAAGATGAGTTGTTAAGAGGTGCGTTGTTAACTATCAATGGTATTGCCGCTGGTATGCGCAACACTGGTTGA